CCATCCGCGACGTCATCCTCTTCCCGCTGCTCAAGCCGGAGGCTGAAAAGCCTGAAGCCGAGAAGCCGGCGAATGACGAACCGGGGGACGGCGCCGAGGCGCCCTCCAACTCGGAAGCCGGCTCCGAAGATCAGTAGCTCTTAGCCTATGGCGTCCAAGCTTCTCCTGCGCCCCTTGCCGTTTCCGGTACAGCTCGCTCTGCGCTATCTGCGCAGCACCCGGCGCGATGCCTTTGTCAGCTTCCTATCGGTGGTGGCAGCCTTGGGCATCGCCGTCGGTGTGGCGGCGCTGGTCTTGGTCTTGGCGGCACTCTCGGGGCTCCACGAGCAGCTCCTGGGGCAGATCCTCTCCGCCACGCCGCAGATGGAGGTCAATCTCGGGCCGGATTCCAACCCGGAAGCGGCGGTGGCGGCGGTGCGTGGGGTTCCAGGAGTGCAATCCGCCCAGCGGGTGATCCGCGGCCAGGGTTGGCTGGTGGTGGACGAGACACCTCAGCCGTTGCGCATGGTGGGCTTCGAAGGCGAGCTGCCGCCGTCCTTCCCGCGGGCGTCGGCCCGCGGCGGCGGCCTCTATGTCTCCGAGAGCCTGGCCCGGCGCTGGGCCCTGGAGCCCGGCCGGCGGCTGCAGCTGGTCTCCCCTCGGCCGACCTTAGGCCCCCTGGGACCGCAGCCGCGGATCCGCACCTTGGCCTTGACCGGCACCTTCGAGAGCCACGTCACCGACGAGCTGGAGCGCGCCGCCCTGCCCCTCGACGTGGCGGAGAGCCTCTTGGGCCGCCGCGGCCGGCGCATCGAGATCGACGCCGGCGGCCTGGACGAGGCGCTGGCCCTGGCGCCGGCGGTTCAGGGAGCGCTGCCGCAGGGAGCGACCCTACGGACCTGGAAGGACCTCAACCGCTCTCTCTATTTCGTGTTGCGGCTGGAGAAGACCCTGCTCTTCGTCGCCGTCGGCCTCATCGTGTTGGTGGCGGCGCTGGCGCTGGTGGCGGATCTCGCCCTGGTGATCACCAGCAAGCGCTCGGAGATCGGCATGTTGGGCGCCATGGGGGCGACTCCGGCGACCCTGCGCCGGGCCTTTGTGCTCCTCGGCTCGCTCCTCGCCGGCGCCGGCCTGACGCTGGGGGCCGTGGCGGGCATCGGCGGTGCCTGGGCGCTGGATCACTACCGGCTGCTGCGGGTTCCGGGGCAGAGCATGTTCGTCGACTACATTCCCTTCCACGTCGCCGCCGACGACCTGGCGCTCGTCCTGGTGATCACCGTCGCCCTGGTGCTGGCGGCTTCTTTCTATGCCGCGGGGCGGGCCGCCGCGCTGCGGCCGGTGGAGGCGTTGAAACGATGAGCGTCGCCGTTCGAGCTCACGGTCTGCGCAAGACCTACCGCGACGGGCTGCGGGAGGTGGAGGTGCTGCGCGGGGTGGATCTGGACATCGAGCCCGGGGAGCTGCTGGCGGTGGTGGGGCCGTCGGGCTCGGGCAAGAGCACTCTGCTGCATCTGCTGGGGGGGCTGGATCGACCGGATTCCGCGACCGATGGGAACGGCGGCAGCATCCAGATCGGTGGCGAGGATTTGGGCACCCTCAACGATCGCCGCCTGGCTTCCTTCCGCAACCGCACCATCGGATTCGTGTTTCAATTCCACCAGCTGCTGCCGGACTTCACCGCGGTGGAGAACGTCATGCTGCCGGGGCGCATCGCCGGCCGGTCGCCGGCCCGGACCTATCGCGCCGCCTGCGAGCTGCTGGAAGAGGTGGGGTTGGGGGAGCGGTTGGAGCACTTTCCGAGCCAGCTCTCCGGCGGCGAGCGCCAGCGGGTCGCCCTCTGCCGCGCCCTGCTCCTGGAGCCGCCGCTGCTGCTGGCGGACGAGCCCACCGGCAACCTCGATCCGGTGAGCGGCGAGCGGGTGCTGAGCCTGCTTCTCGATCTGCACGCCCGCCACGGCACCACGGTGGTGCTGGTCACCCACAACCCGGAGGTGGCGGGGCGGTGTGGTAGAATTTCACGTCTAGAACGGGGTTTCCTGCATGCTCAATAGCCTGGATCTCAACAACTTGGACGACAGTGTGGTCCGCAGTCCACACCCGAGTCCAAGCTCTCGTCCAAGCCGCTGTCGAGGACACCGTCTAGGCCCTGTGATCGTCCACTCCCCCCGACCGCCATTCAGGAGTCCCTGAACAGTGTTCGAAAAGTACAACGAAAAAGCCCGCCGCGCGCTCTTCTTCGCCCGCTACGAGGCGAGCAAGCTGGGCAGTCGGGTGATCGAGTCGGAGCACATCCTCCTGGGCATCCTGCGCGAGGGGGAGGAGACGGTCAACGAGATCTTCAAGCGCTTCCAGGTCAAACCCGAGGAGGTGCGTCGGGAGATCGAGGGCGAGCGGGTCTTCGTGGAGCGCATCAGCTCTACCGCCGAGCTGCCGCTGTCGGAGGAGAGCAAGAAGGTCCTGGCCTACGCTTCCCACGAGGCGGAGAGCATGCTCCACGCCACCGTCGGCTCCGAGCATTTGCTCATCGGCCTGCTGCGGGTGGAGGGGGCGGTGGCCATGCGCATCCTGGCGCAATTCGGCCTCGACGTGTACACCGTTCGCGAGGAGGTGCTCAGCATCGTCAAAGAACGAGAAGCCGCGGAGCAGAAGAAGGAATTGCCCTTCCTTTCGGAATATGGGCGCGACCTGACGGCGCTGGCCGTGGAGGGGGCCTTCGATCCCCTCATCGGCCGCGAGCAGGAGCTCGAGCGGATCGTCCAGATCCTCTCCCGCCGGACCAAGAACAACCCCATCCTGCTCGGCGAGCCGGGCATCGGCAAGACCGCCATCGTGGAGGGGTTGGCCCAGCGCATCATCGACGGCCTGGTGCCCATCTTCCTGGCCCGCAAGCGCATCGTCGCCCTCGACCTCTCCCTCATCGTCGCCGGCACCAAGTACCGTGGCCAGTTCGAAGAGCGTCTCAAGGGCATCCTCAAGGAGCTGCGGGAGAGCGACGATCTGGTGGTCTTCATCGACGAGATCCACTCCCTCATCGGTGCCGGCTCCGCGGAGGGCTCGTTGGACGCCGCCAACATCTTGAAGCCGGCCCTCTCCCGGGGCGAGATCTCGTGCATTGGCGCCACCACCCTGAAGGAATACCGCAAGTACATCGAGAAGGACCGCTCGCTGCTGCGGCGCTTCCAGGCGATCCAGATCGAGCCGCCGACGGAGGAGGAGACCCTGGAGATCCTGGAGGGGATCAAGGATCGCTACGAGGCCTTCCACAAAGTCTTCTACACCCCCACCGCTCTGCGCACTGCCATCTACCAGTCGAGCCGCTACATCTCCGACCGCCACCTGCCGGACAAGGCCATCGACGTCATCGACGAGGCCGGCGCCCGGGTCAAGCTGCGGCGGGTCAAGGACACCCAGAATCTGCGCCGGCTGGAAAAAGAGATCCACGACGTGGTGCGGGAGATGAAGGGGGCCATCTCGGAGAAGAAGTTCGAGCGCGCC
Above is a window of Acidobacteriota bacterium DNA encoding:
- a CDS encoding FtsX-like permease family protein — translated: MASKLLLRPLPFPVQLALRYLRSTRRDAFVSFLSVVAALGIAVGVAALVLVLAALSGLHEQLLGQILSATPQMEVNLGPDSNPEAAVAAVRGVPGVQSAQRVIRGQGWLVVDETPQPLRMVGFEGELPPSFPRASARGGGLYVSESLARRWALEPGRRLQLVSPRPTLGPLGPQPRIRTLALTGTFESHVTDELERAALPLDVAESLLGRRGRRIEIDAGGLDEALALAPAVQGALPQGATLRTWKDLNRSLYFVLRLEKTLLFVAVGLIVLVAALALVADLALVITSKRSEIGMLGAMGATPATLRRAFVLLGSLLAGAGLTLGAVAGIGGAWALDHYRLLRVPGQSMFVDYIPFHVAADDLALVLVITVALVLAASFYAAGRAAALRPVEALKR
- a CDS encoding ABC transporter ATP-binding protein, producing MSVAVRAHGLRKTYRDGLREVEVLRGVDLDIEPGELLAVVGPSGSGKSTLLHLLGGLDRPDSATDGNGGSIQIGGEDLGTLNDRRLASFRNRTIGFVFQFHQLLPDFTAVENVMLPGRIAGRSPARTYRAACELLEEVGLGERLEHFPSQLSGGERQRVALCRALLLEPPLLLADEPTGNLDPVSGERVLSLLLDLHARHGTTVVLVTHNPEVAGRCGRISRLERGFLHAQ
- a CDS encoding ATP-dependent Clp protease ATP-binding subunit, producing MFEKYNEKARRALFFARYEASKLGSRVIESEHILLGILREGEETVNEIFKRFQVKPEEVRREIEGERVFVERISSTAELPLSEESKKVLAYASHEAESMLHATVGSEHLLIGLLRVEGAVAMRILAQFGLDVYTVREEVLSIVKEREAAEQKKELPFLSEYGRDLTALAVEGAFDPLIGREQELERIVQILSRRTKNNPILLGEPGIGKTAIVEGLAQRIIDGLVPIFLARKRIVALDLSLIVAGTKYRGQFEERLKGILKELRESDDLVVFIDEIHSLIGAGSAEGSLDAANILKPALSRGEISCIGATTLKEYRKYIEKDRSLLRRFQAIQIEPPTEEETLEILEGIKDRYEAFHKVFYTPTALRTAIYQSSRYISDRHLPDKAIDVIDEAGARVKLRRVKDTQNLRRLEKEIHDVVREMKGAISEKKFERAVYLREREIELREDLERMSRITEDEGILEVTGRDIEAVISSWTGIPASSLQTEEAEKLMHMEDTLRRRVVGQDRAISAISRAIRRSRLGVSNPQRPVGSFIFLGPSGVGKTEVARRLSEFLFGDEKALVRFDMSEYMEKHAVSKLIGSPPGYVGHEEGGQLTERVRRHPYSLVLFDEIEKAHPDVANLLLQILEDGTLTDAYGNQVDFKNSLVLMTSNLGSKFVLRGARMGFGDDDDGADFQRIEEEILSELRRAFSPEFINRVDEVIVFNPLGSEELRAIVDILLADVNVTLAERGLRVRVSTEAKEWLLDKAGIDPSTGARPLRRTIQRHLQDAVSEILIHHHGESIDHIEVTVVDGELHLEESSPEVISKTN